Proteins co-encoded in one Blastocatellia bacterium genomic window:
- a CDS encoding CHAT domain-containing protein, whose product VAGRPAEALESYRAALSFYRENKLLREEVSVLVQLGDFHLNAGQTDQALQSYQQAHTLAQQRNDSDQMAEVLDRLAWTYNELGDAQQALDVATQALFAHRQVGDQLGEGYTLGMLGDLAREARQLDSALDFYQQALSLAMDVQAPALAWKMHTRLASIYDERGQSEAARSAYESAVQLIERVPIEATQDPFERAVPSSQDAALRHYADFLLRSNPSPADIEKAFLLTEQARARRFAELFLGLDHRGLGGVDPLKLEREHRLIQRLYDVRLALRDPALTDVERQTRRQQWEQAQADFDIFKADIRVVQPRYAELRYPAAPSIKTIQQALSHSDTILLSYLLEQRQSHLFVMTSNSLTVYPLPPADVINQSVESHWRLLTNPDREPAAESAPLMASSRQLYDMLIRPAEALLKNKKQLVIMPDGWLCYLPFDALAQDAAASPAAQASPKYMLESYTISYAPSADVWQRLRARRHNPSADRLLLVYGDMTWSPGGLTEKARAESVLVDLESEARVIAEALGARYADIRLRRRAEDAPLARAELNRYRLMHLAVPCVWDEREPRQSRMRLVWADGERPEPWVSLAHIVEQPIGAGLLTLSHCHPQFGQQVSGSGWLGLSRSFLYVGPSSLIASLWDAPDASVGLLMQAFYQHLRAGQSAAEALRLAKRQLAQMPSYRDPRYWARWALIGDGQTVIHVSLLAERVVIGSGILMAVVLAMLGIFLSKPRSGQSKSSI is encoded by the coding sequence AGTAGCCGGGCGACCAGCCGAAGCGCTGGAGTCCTATCGCGCGGCGCTCTCGTTCTATCGCGAAAATAAGTTACTGCGCGAAGAGGTCAGCGTGCTCGTTCAACTAGGCGACTTTCATCTTAACGCGGGACAAACCGATCAGGCGCTGCAATCCTATCAGCAGGCTCATACGCTGGCTCAACAACGCAACGATAGTGACCAGATGGCTGAGGTGTTGGACCGGCTGGCGTGGACATATAACGAATTGGGTGATGCGCAGCAAGCGTTGGACGTGGCTACACAGGCGCTGTTTGCTCATCGTCAGGTAGGCGATCAACTCGGTGAAGGCTACACACTGGGCATGCTGGGCGATCTGGCGCGCGAGGCGCGACAGCTTGACTCGGCGCTGGATTTCTATCAACAGGCGCTCAGTTTGGCGATGGATGTGCAGGCGCCGGCGCTGGCCTGGAAGATGCATACGCGATTGGCTTCGATTTACGATGAGCGGGGGCAGTCGGAGGCGGCTCGCTCGGCCTATGAGTCAGCAGTTCAGCTCATCGAGAGAGTGCCCATCGAAGCGACGCAAGATCCTTTCGAGCGAGCTGTGCCCTCCAGCCAAGACGCAGCGTTGCGTCACTATGCTGATTTTCTGTTGCGCTCGAATCCGAGCCCTGCCGACATTGAAAAGGCGTTTCTGCTGACCGAGCAGGCCCGCGCGCGGCGCTTCGCTGAGCTGTTTCTCGGATTGGATCATCGTGGTCTGGGCGGCGTTGATCCGCTCAAGCTCGAACGCGAGCATCGGTTGATCCAACGCCTCTATGATGTCCGGCTGGCCTTGCGCGATCCGGCGCTGACCGACGTTGAGCGCCAAACGCGACGGCAGCAGTGGGAACAAGCCCAAGCCGACTTCGATATCTTCAAGGCTGACATTCGCGTCGTGCAGCCTCGCTATGCCGAGTTGCGGTATCCAGCGGCGCCCAGCATCAAAACGATTCAGCAAGCGTTGTCTCATTCTGATACGATTTTGCTCAGCTATCTGCTGGAGCAGCGGCAGTCGCACCTCTTCGTCATGACGAGCAACTCGCTGACCGTTTATCCGCTGCCGCCGGCTGATGTCATCAACCAGAGTGTTGAATCGCATTGGCGATTGCTCACCAACCCTGATCGCGAACCGGCGGCTGAGTCAGCGCCGCTGATGGCGTCGAGTCGGCAACTTTATGATATGTTGATCCGGCCGGCCGAAGCATTGCTGAAGAACAAAAAACAACTTGTCATCATGCCCGATGGGTGGCTTTGTTATTTGCCGTTTGACGCGTTGGCGCAAGACGCTGCTGCGTCGCCAGCCGCTCAAGCCAGTCCAAAATATATGCTGGAGTCATACACAATTTCCTATGCACCGTCGGCAGACGTTTGGCAACGGCTTCGAGCGCGACGGCACAATCCATCAGCAGACCGATTATTGTTAGTCTACGGCGATATGACGTGGTCGCCCGGCGGGTTGACCGAAAAAGCGCGTGCAGAGTCGGTGCTGGTTGATCTGGAAAGCGAAGCGCGTGTCATTGCCGAGGCGCTCGGCGCTCGTTATGCTGATATTCGCTTGCGCCGTCGAGCTGAGGATGCGCCACTGGCGCGCGCTGAGCTGAATCGCTATCGGCTGATGCATTTGGCCGTTCCCTGCGTATGGGATGAGCGTGAGCCACGACAATCTCGCATGCGATTGGTATGGGCCGACGGCGAGCGGCCTGAGCCGTGGGTTTCGCTGGCGCACATCGTAGAGCAACCGATTGGCGCTGGCTTGCTGACGCTCAGTCATTGTCATCCGCAGTTTGGTCAGCAGGTCTCTGGAAGCGGCTGGTTGGGATTGAGCAGGAGCTTTTTGTATGTCGGGCCGTCGTCGCTGATTGCCAGCCTGTGGGACGCGCCTGATGCTTCAGTTGGTCTCCTGATGCAGGCGTTCTATCAACACCTACGCGCTGGACAAAGCGCCGCCGAGGCCTTGCGGTTGGCCAAACGGCAACTGGCGCAGATGCCCTCGTACCGCGATCCGAGGTATTGGGCTCGTTGGGCGCTCATCGGTGATGGTCAGACAGTGATACATGTCTCCTTGTTGGCCGAACGGGTGGTGATCGGGAGCGGCATTTTGATGGCTGTAGTGCTAGCCATGCTGGGCATCTTCCTGAGCAAGCCCCGGTCTGGGCAATCGAAATCTTCCATCTGA